One window from the genome of bacterium encodes:
- the udk gene encoding uridine kinase, translating to MSILIGIAGGSASGKTTLAHGLMHAMGPDRVLWLLQDSYYRELRGMSFDERCLYNFDHPSAFETDLLCRHLDELLAGRPIELPEYDYCTHMRKPAGQHVEPREIILLDGILVLHEPDLRKRMSLKVFVECPADVRLARRIERDVVFRARAKHDVIRQFNDHVEPMHRQFVEPSKSFADIVIPFGAEIPSVTQMVAERIQSSAQADAQRS from the coding sequence ATGTCCATTCTGATCGGCATCGCCGGTGGCTCCGCCAGCGGCAAGACGACGCTGGCTCACGGTCTCATGCACGCAATGGGTCCGGATCGCGTGCTCTGGCTCCTGCAGGACAGCTACTACCGCGAATTACGTGGTATGAGCTTTGACGAGCGTTGCCTGTATAACTTCGATCATCCCAGCGCCTTCGAAACCGATTTGCTCTGCCGCCACTTGGATGAGCTGCTTGCGGGCAGACCCATCGAACTACCCGAATACGATTACTGCACACACATGCGGAAGCCGGCAGGCCAACATGTCGAACCGCGCGAAATTATCCTGCTCGATGGAATCCTCGTCCTGCACGAACCTGATTTGCGGAAGCGAATGAGTCTGAAAGTGTTCGTCGAGTGTCCAGCTGATGTGAGACTGGCGCGCCGCATCGAGCGCGACGTCGTTTTCCGTGCTCGCGCAAAGCACGACGTCATTCGCCAATTCAACGACCACGTCGAACCCATGCACCGGCAGTTCGTCGAGCCTTCCAAGTCGTTCGCCGACATCGTAATTCCCTTTGGTGCCGAGATACCTTCGGTAACACAGATGGTCGCGGAGCGAATTCAATCTTCTGCACAGGCGGACGCGCAACGTTCCTGA